tacctggcccgaagggccaagtgagcttttctcatcactttgcatccgtcgtcgttaacttttacaaaaattttctctgaaactactgggccaaattaaaccaaacttggccacaatcatcattagggtatctagtttaaaatatgtgtccggtgtcacggccaaccaaccaagatggccgccatggctaaaaatagaacaatggggtaaaatgcagtttttggcttatatctcaaaaaccaaagcatttagagcaaacctgACATGGatgaaaattgttaatcaggtcaaatctatctgccctgaaattgtcagatgaattggacaacccattgttgggttgctgcccctgaattggtaattttaaggaaattttgctgtttttgattattatcttgaatattattatagatagagataatttgtaagcagcaatgatgttcagcaaagtaagatttagaaataagtcaacatgactgaaatggtcagttccGGTGACCCTCCCAtataaccaagatggccgccgcggttaaaaatagaacataggggtaaaatgcagtttttagggCAAATCTCAAGGGTTTAAATGTTTATCAGGCcaaggtctatctgccctgaaattttcagatgaatccgacaaccggttgttggattgctgtccctgaattggtaatttaaggaaattttgcctttttttgttattatcttgaatattattaaagatagagataaactgtaaacagcaataatgtacaacaaagtaagacataaaaataagtcaacatgaccaaaatggtcaattgaccccttaaaaagttatcctttatagtaaattttaaaaaaatttcataaaatttgtaaatttttactaacagtTTCCACTGAAACTtaactgggccaagttcattataaatacaGATAATTGTAATCAGCAAGAATACTCAGTAAAGCaggatgtacaaacacatcaccatcaccaaaacacaattttgtcatgaatccatctgcgtcctttgtttaatattcacatagaccaaggtgagcgacacaggccctttagagcctctagttctaatTAAAGAAAAATACCGTGAATGATTTCCAGATGTATCGTTTCAAGGGAATACCCCAAATAATACACTTTCAAGCCGTTTATTACAATATCTTTAGCCCACTCTATGGATATTCGAGTATGATTACAACTTTTTACCACCATAGACGGTTCCCGCGTATCGATACATAAAAAAGATCCTAAACATCAGTTTCTGAAAAATATACTAATtggttgtcaaaggtaccaggattataatttaatacgccagacgcgcgtttcgtctacataagactcatcagtgaaattCAGATCAAAATAGGAAGTTTAGATATGATCCCTATGGCCAAGTTATTACGGTGAATCAAGATATCGTCCGAGACAGAGaggtaaaacattttttgaaaaaaggacaTCGTCCacaatctaaaatatatttgaaatagtGTCGTCAGGTCAAAAAACTCTTTCCtcgttttataaaaaaatggaGTCAACGGGAAAATTCTGATAAAATTTCTCTtggttctttttttaataaatgtatgaatgttgtGGATATTCGAgaatcacattttgaaaataattcagaaattTATTAAAAGAGTACATCATACtcctatttccagaataagaaataaatttggcgaactttgtttgtgtttgtactggtcgacaaagcagtcatcTCAGAGATGATGtttgtactggtcgacaaagcagtcatctcagtgatgatgtttgtactggtcgacaaagcagtcatctcagtgatgatatttgtactggtcgacaaagcagtcatctcagtgatgatatttgtactggtcgacaaagcagtcatctcagtgatgatgtctgtactggtcgacaaagcagtcatctcagtgatgatgtttgtactggtcgacaaagcagtcatctcagtgatgatgtttgtactggtcgacaaagcagtcaaCTCAGTGATGATGtttgtactggtcgacaaagcagtcatcTCAGAGATGATGTTTGCactggtcgacaaagcagtcatctcagtgatgatgtgtgtactggtcgacaaagcagtcaaCTCAGTGATGATAtttgtactggtcgacaaagcagtcatctcagtgatgatgtttgtactggtcgacaaagcagtcGTCTCAGTGATGATGtttgtactggtcgacaaagcagtcatctcagtgatgatgtttgtactggtcgacaaagcagtcatctcagtgatgatatttgtactggtcgacaaagcagtcGTCTCAGTGATGATGTTTGCactggtcgacaaagcagtcGTCTCAGTGATGATGtttgtactggtcgacaaagcagtcaaCTCAGTGATGATCAttgtactggtcgacaaagcagtcatctcagtgatgatgtgtgtactggtcgacaaagcagtcaaCTCAGTGATGATGtttgtactggtcgacaaagcagtcaaCTCAGTGATGATGtttgtactggtcgacaaagcagtcatctcagtgatgatatttgtactggtcgacaaagcagtcatctcagtgatgatatttgtactggtcgacaaagcagtcGTCTCAGTGATGATGTTTGCactggtcgacaaagcagtcaaCTCAGTGATGATCAttgtactggtcgacaaagcagtcatctcagtgatgatgtttgtactggtcgacaaagcagtcatcTCAGTGATGAGTGATGATGtttgtactggtcgacaaagcagtcatctcagtgatggtgtttgtactggtcgacaaagcagtcatctcagtgatgatatttgtactggtcgacaaagcagtcaaCTCAGTGATGATGTTTGTAAtggtcgacaaagcagtcatctcagtgatgatatttgtactggtcgacaaagcagtcatctcagtgatgatatttgtactggtcgacaaagcagtcatctcagtgatgatgtttgtactggtcgacaaagcagtcatctcagtgatgatgtttgtactggtcgacaaagcagtcatctcagtgatggtgtttgtactggtcgacaaagcagtcatctcagtgatgatatttgtactggtcgacaaagcagtcatctcagtgatgatatttgtactggtcgacaaagcagtcatctcagtgatgatatttgtactggtcgacaaagcagtcaaCTCAGTGATGGTGtttgtactggtcgacaaagcagtcatcTCAGAGATGATGtttgtactggtcgacaaagcagtcatctcagtgatgatatttgtactggtcgacaaagcagtcatctcagtgatgatatttgtactggtcgacaaagcagtcaaCTCAGTGATGGTGtttgtactggtcgacaaagcagtcatcTCAGAGATGATGtttgtactggtcgacaaagcagtcaaCTCAGTGATGATAtttgtactggtcgacaaagcagtcatctcagtgatgatatttgtactggtcgacaaagcagtcatcTCAGTGATGATATTTGTACTCGTCGACAAAGCAGTCATCTCAGTGATGATGtttgtactggtcgacaaagcagtcaaCTCAGTGATGATGtttgtactggtcgacaaagcagtcatctcagtgatgatatttgtactggtcgacaaagcagtcaaCTCAGTGATGATGtttgtactggtcgacaaagcagtcaaCTCAGTGATGATAtttgtactggtcgacaaagcagtcatctcagtgatgatgtttgtactggtcgacaaagcagtcatctcagtgatgatgtttgtactggtcgacaaagcagtcatctcagtgatgatgtttgtactggtcgacaaagcagtcaaCTCAGTGATGATAtttgtactggtcgacaaagcagtcaaCTCAGTGATGATGtttgtactggtcgacaaagcagtcaaCTCAGTGATGATAtttgtactggtcgacaaagcagtcatctcagtgatgatgtttgtactggtcgacaaagcagtcatctcagtgatgatgtttgtactggtcgacaaagcagtcatcTCAGTGATGATGATATGCTGTAAATACTACATGGacgttctaaaaaataaaatttatatttataaaattcatcTACATTAATTCAAGTCCGTGCGCTCCAATAAGAATCATATAGTATAAAACAAACATATCATAACCAGATCACAGTTTAAGGCCtattctgaacatttgaaggtccctatTATATATTGGTAATATGTactaacaaaaaaaaccaataacatatcgtttcatctcggcctatAGTAAGTGTTCTACAGCTGATATGTCAGTGCTTTTAACTAGTTCCTTAACTACTATCAAGAAATTATCATAAAAGTATGTAATAAGATATTTgaaatagtggaattaactattttcgAAACGTACAAATTTCTGTGGATCTTTAAGATAAATAACGTACTTTTgttggtccttttgattctgttgacagttttgatttttcaactctttacaCTATATACATTTCAACACAACCTTCTCAAACAAAAGGTTGTCCTATTATATTAAATGGTTGTTTGGTAAATCTGAATGTAAATTTATATTTGCTGCATCTCATTTAAGCTGTTAATAtttccttgataatatttatgtaaaaaataagatgtatgatggcaaatgagacaactcttcacaagggattaaaatgacacagaaattaacaactatatgtatGTAGACATTATAGGAGCATATATACACTACAGGCACGGGGATACATTTTACTGCATCAAACTCAATACTATGTGCATTTCGGCAGCAAAGTTTATCGACAAGTTGTAGGTATACCAATAAGGCGTACCAATTGCACAATTTTCATGGCAGACTTGGTTTTGT
The Mytilus edulis unplaced genomic scaffold, xbMytEdul2.2 SCAFFOLD_183, whole genome shotgun sequence genome window above contains:
- the LOC139507463 gene encoding uncharacterized protein produces the protein MGHLSDDVCTGRQSSQLSDDVCTGRQSSHLRDDVCTGRQSSHLSDDVCTGRQSSQLSDDICTGRQSSHLSDDVCTGRQSSRLSDDVCTGRQSSHLSDDVCTGRQSSHLSDDICTGRQSSRLSDDVCTGRQSSRLSDDVCTGRQSSQLSDDHCTGRQSSHLSDDVCTGRQSSQLSDDVCTGRQSSQLSDDVCTGRQSSHLSDDICTGRQSSHLSDDICTGRQSSRLSDDVCTGRQSSQLSDDHCTGRQSSHLSDDVCTGRQSSHLSDE
- the LOC139507465 gene encoding secreted protein C-like, which gives rise to MFVLVDKAVISVMVFVLVDKAVISVMIFVLVDKAVNSVMIHLSDDICTGRQSSQLSDGVCTGRQSSHLRDDVCTGRQSSHLSDDICTGRQSSHLSDDICTGRQSSQLSDGVCTGRQSSHLRDDVCTGRQSSQLSDDICTGRQSSHLSDDICTGRQSSHLSDDICTRRQSSHLSDDVCTGRQSSQLSDDVCTGRQSSHLSDDICTGRQSSQLSDDVCTGRQSSQLSDDICTGRQSSHLSDDVCTGRQSSHLSDDVCTGRQSSHLSDDVCTGRQSSQLSDDICTGRQSSQLSDDVCTGRQSSQLSDDICTGRQSSHLSDDVCTGRQSSHLSDDVCTGRQSSHLSDDDML